One Oryzomonas sagensis DNA segment encodes these proteins:
- a CDS encoding trans-sulfuration enzyme family protein yields MNISTQAVQIGLEWDTRTGAVSVPIYQTATFRHPGLGQSTGYDYSRSGNPTRQSLEDGMARLDNGARAFAYSSGMAAIANLLLLFRSGDHLVVTEDLYGGTCRLFDKVFNQFGLTFSYVDTSDVEAVRAALTPRTRAVFAESLTNPLLKFADIPALSTLCRDRGLLLIVDNTFLTPYLLRPLDLGADVAVYSASKYLAGHNDAIAGLVAVKDAELAERVSYHQNAAGAVLGPQDSWLVMRGIKTLGVRLDRQQENAAKIAGWLKKHPAIAKVYYPGLEDHPGHALVKRDSRGFGAMIAFEVATHALVEQVLLKTRLISFAESLGGVESLITFPEVQTHADIPLELRARLGINNTLLRLSVGIEDGGDLIEDLNQALEA; encoded by the coding sequence ATGAATATCAGTACGCAGGCGGTTCAGATCGGTCTGGAATGGGATACCCGGACCGGCGCGGTTTCGGTGCCCATTTATCAGACCGCCACGTTCAGGCATCCGGGGCTCGGCCAGAGCACCGGCTATGATTACAGCCGCTCGGGCAACCCCACCCGTCAGTCCCTGGAAGACGGCATGGCCCGCCTCGATAACGGGGCACGCGCCTTTGCCTATTCCTCCGGCATGGCCGCCATCGCCAACCTGCTGTTGCTGTTTCGTTCGGGGGACCACCTGGTCGTTACCGAGGACCTGTACGGCGGCACCTGTCGCCTGTTCGACAAGGTGTTCAACCAGTTCGGGCTGACCTTCAGCTATGTCGACACGAGCGACGTGGAGGCGGTGCGGGCAGCGCTCACGCCCCGGACCAGGGCGGTATTCGCCGAATCGCTCACCAACCCCCTGCTGAAGTTCGCCGACATCCCCGCCCTGTCCACCCTCTGCCGTGACCGCGGTCTGCTCCTCATCGTGGACAACACCTTTCTCACCCCGTACCTCCTGCGCCCCCTGGACCTGGGGGCCGACGTCGCCGTCTACAGCGCGTCCAAATACCTGGCCGGCCACAACGACGCCATCGCCGGGCTGGTGGCGGTCAAGGACGCCGAACTGGCCGAGCGGGTCTCCTACCACCAGAACGCCGCCGGCGCGGTGCTGGGGCCCCAGGACTCCTGGCTGGTGATGCGCGGCATAAAGACCCTGGGGGTCCGCCTGGACCGGCAACAGGAAAATGCCGCAAAAATCGCCGGCTGGCTGAAAAAGCACCCGGCCATCGCCAAGGTCTATTACCCGGGGCTCGAAGACCATCCCGGCCATGCCCTGGTAAAGCGCGATTCCCGCGGCTTCGGCGCCATGATCGCCTTTGAGGTCGCAACCCACGCCCTGGTGGAACAGGTGCTCCTGAAAACGCGCCTGATCTCCTTTGCGGAGAGCCTGGGCGGGGTGGAAAGCCTGATCACCTTTCCCGAGGTGCAGACCCACGCCGACATACCGCTTGAACTCCGGGCGCGGCTCGGCATCAACAACACCCTGCTGCGTCTGTCGGTCGGCATCGAGGACGGCGGCGACCTGATCGAAGATTTGAACCAAGCCCTGGAAGCGTAA
- the thiF gene encoding sulfur carrier protein ThiS adenylyltransferase ThiF encodes MRIRINETATEIGPGATLGSLAAQWKPGADVLIHNGFPAPAETALRDGDEVYLIKRGERPSEDELQRLMAARHTPGVHARLQAATVGIAGVGGLGSAVAVALARTGVGRIVIADFDVVEPSNLNRQQYFVDQLGHPKVAALADNLARINPYITVEPHHVMLTPANIPAVFASCAVVVEAFDRADMKAMLVETLLSRMPEVVVVAASGLAGYGPNNAIVTQRAASRLYLVGDGESEARTGCGLMAPRVGIAAGHQANQVVRIILGEEGT; translated from the coding sequence ATGCGCATACGGATAAACGAGACAGCAACGGAAATCGGCCCGGGGGCGACCCTGGGGTCGCTGGCCGCGCAATGGAAACCGGGCGCAGACGTGCTGATCCACAACGGTTTTCCGGCTCCGGCCGAAACAGCGCTCCGGGATGGCGACGAGGTCTACCTGATCAAACGGGGGGAGCGGCCGTCGGAAGACGAACTGCAACGGCTGATGGCCGCCCGCCACACCCCGGGCGTGCATGCCCGGCTGCAGGCGGCCACGGTCGGCATCGCCGGCGTCGGCGGGCTCGGTTCGGCGGTAGCCGTGGCCCTGGCGCGAACAGGCGTCGGCAGGATCGTGATCGCGGATTTCGACGTGGTGGAGCCGTCCAACCTCAACCGGCAGCAGTATTTCGTCGACCAACTGGGCCACCCCAAGGTGGCTGCCCTGGCCGACAACCTGGCCCGCATCAACCCCTACATCACGGTGGAACCGCACCACGTCATGCTGACCCCCGCAAACATCCCTGCGGTCTTCGCCTCGTGCGCCGTTGTGGTCGAGGCCTTTGACCGGGCCGACATGAAAGCCATGCTGGTGGAGACGCTCCTCTCCCGGATGCCGGAGGTCGTGGTCGTAGCCGCATCGGGGCTGGCGGGGTATGGCCCCAACAACGCCATTGTCACCCAGCGGGCAGCCTCCCGCCTGTACCTCGTGGGGGACGGCGAGTCGGAAGCCCGGACCGGGTGCGGCCTGATGGCCCCGCGGGTCGGCATCGCAGCCGGCCATCAAGCCAATCAGGTGGTGCGCATCATTCTCGGAGAGGAGGGGACCTGA
- the mnmA gene encoding tRNA 2-thiouridine(34) synthase MnmA, translating into MASEKKPVVAVAMSGGVDSSVTAALLKRQGFEVIGITMRLFAPRGTGSGSAAHDAAAVARQLGIPHHVIGLETDFRRLIIQDFIDEYRCGRTPNPCVRCNRYVKFGLLLEQARAVGADLLATGHYVRNTVDSAGLRHLRQARCIGKDQSYFLYTLSQEQLAQVLFPLGEMASKDEVRRLAREFALPVADKGDSQEVCFIPDDDYVAFLEERGGLAGTPGDIVHVGGQVVGRHRGTHRYTIGQRKGLGVAWTRPLYVTAIDTDRNVVVVGEEEYLAAAGLRAAEVGWIVPPDGEEFQTACKIRYRHHPVACRVRLLPEGRCEVRFDEPQRAVTPGQSVVFYRGDEVLGGGKIAGATGASAPCAEETV; encoded by the coding sequence ATGGCCTCCGAAAAGAAACCGGTTGTCGCCGTCGCCATGAGCGGCGGGGTGGACTCATCGGTCACCGCCGCCCTGCTGAAGCGTCAGGGTTTCGAGGTGATCGGCATTACCATGCGGCTCTTCGCACCGCGCGGCACGGGCAGCGGCTCGGCCGCCCACGATGCCGCGGCCGTGGCCCGGCAGCTGGGAATCCCCCACCATGTGATCGGCCTTGAAACGGATTTCCGCCGCCTGATCATCCAGGACTTCATCGATGAGTACCGTTGCGGCCGCACCCCCAATCCCTGCGTGCGCTGCAACCGCTACGTCAAGTTCGGCCTGCTGCTGGAACAGGCGCGCGCCGTGGGGGCGGACCTTCTGGCCACCGGCCACTACGTCAGGAACACCGTCGATAGCGCGGGCCTCCGCCACCTGCGGCAAGCACGCTGCATCGGCAAGGATCAGTCCTATTTCCTCTACACGCTCTCCCAGGAGCAGCTGGCTCAGGTGCTCTTCCCGCTGGGGGAGATGGCGAGCAAGGATGAGGTGCGCCGCCTGGCCCGTGAGTTTGCCCTGCCGGTGGCCGACAAGGGTGACAGCCAGGAGGTGTGTTTCATCCCCGACGATGATTACGTGGCGTTCCTGGAAGAACGCGGTGGCCTGGCGGGAACGCCGGGGGACATCGTGCATGTGGGAGGGCAGGTTGTCGGCCGCCACCGCGGGACGCACCGGTATACCATTGGCCAGCGCAAGGGACTGGGGGTCGCCTGGACCAGGCCGCTGTACGTAACGGCCATCGATACCGACCGCAATGTCGTGGTGGTGGGGGAGGAAGAGTATTTGGCAGCTGCCGGCCTGCGTGCCGCAGAGGTGGGCTGGATCGTCCCCCCGGATGGGGAGGAGTTCCAGACGGCCTGCAAAATCCGCTACCGCCATCACCCGGTTGCGTGCCGGGTCAGGCTGCTGCCGGAAGGCAGATGCGAGGTACGCTTCGATGAACCGCAGCGGGCGGTTACGCCGGGCCAGTCGGTGGTTTTTTACCGGGGTGACGAGGTGCTGGGAGGCGGGAAAATCGCAGGGGCGACTGGAGCGTCTGCCCCTTGTGCGGAAGAAACGGTTTGA
- a CDS encoding trans-sulfuration enzyme family protein, producing the protein MKFATQLIHGGQTADPLTGALGVPIYQTSTYRQQSVDHFGKYDYARSDNPTREALETAIAGLEKGSRAFAFASGMAAISSTLLIFSPGDHLVVCEDVYGGAYRVLTSIFQRLGISSTFVDATSLEAIEAAIRPETKGIYLESPSNPLLKVTDLRGVVALARPRGIITLVDNTFMTPYLQRPLELGCDIVLHSGTKFLNGHSDVICGFAVVSDPELGNRIRFIQNAFGAILGPQDSFLTLRGLKTLKVRMDQSQRSAEKIAVWLQSQKSVLKVHYPGLADHPGHAVNAAQADGPGAVLSFELETYALTKELLEKAQFSAFAVSLGGVESIISYPAKMSHAAVPKAEREKKGIKDTLVRLSVGLEDVDDLIADLQQVIGR; encoded by the coding sequence ATGAAGTTTGCAACCCAACTCATTCACGGCGGCCAGACCGCCGATCCCCTGACCGGCGCGCTGGGCGTGCCCATCTACCAGACCTCCACCTATCGCCAGCAATCGGTGGATCACTTCGGGAAATACGACTACGCCCGTTCCGACAACCCCACCCGCGAGGCGTTGGAGACGGCCATCGCCGGGTTGGAAAAGGGGAGCCGGGCCTTTGCCTTTGCCTCCGGCATGGCGGCCATTTCCTCCACCCTGTTGATCTTCTCTCCCGGCGATCATCTGGTGGTGTGCGAGGATGTCTACGGCGGCGCCTACCGGGTGCTGACCAGCATCTTCCAGCGCCTCGGCATCAGTTCGACCTTCGTTGACGCCACCAGCCTTGAGGCCATCGAGGCCGCCATCAGGCCGGAAACCAAGGGCATCTACCTGGAGAGCCCCTCCAATCCGCTGCTCAAGGTCACCGACCTGCGCGGGGTCGTGGCGCTGGCCCGCCCACGGGGCATCATCACCCTGGTGGACAATACCTTCATGACCCCTTACCTGCAACGCCCCCTGGAACTGGGGTGCGATATCGTCCTGCACAGCGGCACCAAGTTCCTGAACGGCCACAGCGACGTCATCTGCGGTTTCGCCGTTGTCAGCGACCCGGAACTGGGCAATCGTATCCGCTTCATCCAGAATGCCTTCGGCGCCATCCTGGGCCCCCAGGATTCTTTTTTGACCCTGCGGGGGCTCAAGACGCTCAAAGTCAGGATGGACCAGAGCCAGCGGAGCGCGGAAAAGATCGCGGTCTGGCTCCAAAGCCAAAAGTCAGTCCTCAAGGTGCATTACCCCGGACTCGCCGACCATCCCGGCCATGCCGTCAATGCCGCCCAGGCAGACGGCCCCGGCGCCGTCCTCTCCTTCGAGCTCGAAACCTACGCGTTAACCAAGGAACTCTTGGAGAAAGCGCAGTTTTCCGCCTTTGCCGTCAGCCTGGGGGGGGTGGAAAGCATCATCTCCTACCCGGCAAAGATGTCCCACGCGGCCGTTCCCAAGGCGGAACGGGAAAAGAAGGGGATCAAGGACACCCTGGTGCGCCTCTCGGTCGGGCTGGAGGATGTTGACGACCTGATTGCCGACCTCCAGCAGGTCATTGGCCGTTAG
- a CDS encoding chemotaxis protein CheX, whose amino-acid sequence MAVKFFGQFLVEKGIVSREALLRAIELQEQKNLKFGEMALAMGYVTPNDIERAHHAQLSRDIKLGDLLVEIGILTLTQLNEVVTRQKNNHLYIGEALVLVGAFSNEQLQQHLNEFKADQAPYISERVELPAGIPNPEIWEMAADLTYKMITRILGLPFRAGKCQTVTTVDTNFVMAAMDLSGDQDARFIISVSQGLQKSVAKAILREASVDNEPQEVLEDTVMEFVNVVCGNIAAKASQAGRIVNINPPVTIRPDAGGLAVPAGHTGLCFPILVGDGETMQLVLFIKN is encoded by the coding sequence ATGGCCGTCAAATTTTTCGGGCAGTTTCTGGTGGAAAAAGGGATCGTTTCACGCGAGGCTCTGCTCAGGGCGATTGAACTACAGGAACAGAAAAACCTCAAATTTGGCGAGATGGCACTGGCGATGGGCTACGTGACGCCGAACGATATCGAACGCGCCCACCACGCACAACTCTCCCGCGACATAAAACTCGGGGATCTGCTGGTGGAGATCGGTATCCTGACCCTTACCCAGTTGAACGAGGTCGTCACCCGCCAGAAGAACAACCACCTCTACATCGGCGAGGCCCTGGTACTTGTGGGCGCCTTCTCCAACGAGCAGCTTCAACAGCATCTGAATGAATTCAAGGCCGACCAGGCGCCGTACATCTCCGAGCGGGTCGAACTCCCCGCCGGCATCCCCAATCCCGAAATATGGGAGATGGCCGCAGACCTGACCTACAAGATGATTACCCGTATTCTCGGGCTCCCCTTCAGGGCCGGAAAATGCCAAACCGTCACCACGGTGGACACCAACTTCGTCATGGCGGCCATGGACCTGTCCGGCGACCAGGATGCCCGTTTTATCATCTCGGTTTCCCAGGGGCTTCAGAAGTCGGTGGCCAAGGCGATCCTGCGCGAGGCATCGGTGGATAATGAACCGCAGGAGGTTCTCGAAGACACCGTGATGGAATTCGTCAACGTGGTGTGCGGCAACATCGCCGCCAAGGCATCTCAGGCCGGCAGGATCGTCAACATCAACCCTCCGGTCACCATCCGCCCCGACGCCGGGGGACTGGCCGTACCGGCGGGCCATACCGGCCTCTGCTTCCCGATCCTGGTCGGGGACGGCGAAACCATGCAGCTGGTGCTCTTCATCAAGAACTAA
- a CDS encoding chemotaxis protein CheX encodes MPLKNDLLDALHTSEDELLKHLIRDVEEVFCTMVGMENLLHLPLQVAPETHFKDCITAMVGFAGVYNGLVSLHAPQKLALAFTSSMLGMEVTELNDDVRDALGEISNMIAGSFKQHISPGGADIKLSTPSLVSGDDYYVNAGNNLDTLTLRFATDEDWFMVAIVLEKE; translated from the coding sequence ATGCCGCTGAAAAATGACCTCCTGGACGCTCTTCACACGAGCGAAGACGAACTGCTCAAACACCTCATCCGTGATGTGGAAGAGGTGTTCTGCACCATGGTGGGCATGGAAAACCTGCTGCACCTCCCGCTCCAGGTGGCACCGGAGACACATTTCAAGGACTGCATTACGGCAATGGTCGGGTTTGCCGGTGTGTATAACGGCCTGGTGAGCCTGCATGCCCCCCAGAAGCTGGCGCTCGCCTTTACCTCAAGCATGCTCGGCATGGAAGTCACCGAGCTGAACGACGATGTCCGCGATGCCCTGGGCGAGATCTCCAACATGATTGCCGGTTCCTTCAAGCAGCATATCTCACCGGGCGGCGCCGATATCAAGCTGTCAACTCCTTCGCTGGTCAGCGGCGACGATTACTATGTCAATGCCGGCAACAATCTCGACACCCTCACCCTCCGGTTCGCAACCGACGAGGATTGGTTCATGGTGGCGATCGTGCTCGAAAAGGAATGA
- a CDS encoding response regulator, translating into MKKVLVVDDSLSVARQLEKIISESGEFTCVGHAKNGAEAIKMNHAEDPDIICMDMNMPGMDGLTALRSLSMLDKEVKVVMVTSLGGVGDKFTEALKLGAKNVISKPFEADDVLKILRDL; encoded by the coding sequence ATGAAGAAGGTTCTTGTCGTTGACGACAGCCTTTCCGTAGCCCGACAGCTCGAGAAGATCATTTCCGAATCTGGTGAATTCACGTGTGTCGGACATGCCAAAAACGGCGCCGAGGCCATCAAGATGAATCACGCCGAGGACCCGGACATTATCTGCATGGACATGAACATGCCCGGCATGGATGGTCTGACCGCCCTGCGCAGCCTGTCGATGTTGGACAAGGAGGTCAAGGTGGTCATGGTCACCTCCTTGGGCGGCGTAGGCGATAAATTTACCGAAGCGCTCAAACTGGGCGCCAAGAATGTCATCTCAAAACCATTCGAGGCCGACGACGTCCTGAAGATACTTCGGGATCTCTGA
- a CDS encoding peptidylprolyl isomerase, which translates to MRTLCQITCRSLTLITAFSLFVISASAAESGPKTTPAPGAAALLRGPVARVNGTDIPAAELKRAHKILEASQPVGQLSADEQKELDTRVVDQLVSAELLYQAGSKLEIKDLDKQVDAKIVQSKGRFASEAEFAKAIQAIDMTEKELREYTRRDLIISNFVTSTIAPKIAVSEEESKKFYDQNTDKFRQEEKVRASHILCGIDTKASAEEKKKAREKAEKLRKELANGADFATLAKENSTCPSSKQGGDLGFFGRGQMVPPFEQAAFALKPGEISDVVETQFGYHIIKQTEKTKAETVPFSTVRPRIEEYLKNQKINAAVGDFLTELRKTAKVEVLLK; encoded by the coding sequence ATGCGCACACTCTGCCAGATCACCTGCAGATCACTGACGCTGATCACTGCATTCAGTCTGTTCGTTATTTCCGCTTCAGCCGCGGAGTCAGGACCGAAAACAACGCCGGCGCCTGGCGCCGCCGCTCTGCTACGGGGGCCGGTTGCCCGGGTAAACGGCACGGATATCCCGGCCGCCGAATTGAAACGGGCCCACAAGATTCTGGAGGCCAGCCAGCCCGTGGGGCAGCTTTCCGCAGACGAACAGAAGGAACTCGACACGCGGGTGGTGGACCAGCTGGTTTCCGCCGAACTGCTCTACCAGGCGGGCTCGAAGCTGGAGATCAAGGACCTCGACAAGCAGGTGGACGCCAAGATCGTACAGAGCAAGGGGCGTTTTGCCAGCGAGGCGGAGTTTGCCAAGGCTATCCAAGCCATTGACATGACAGAAAAGGAACTTCGCGAGTATACCCGCAGGGACCTGATCATCTCCAATTTCGTCACTTCGACCATTGCCCCCAAGATTGCGGTCAGCGAAGAGGAAAGCAAGAAGTTTTACGACCAGAATACGGATAAATTCCGGCAGGAGGAAAAGGTGAGGGCCAGCCACATCCTGTGCGGCATAGACACCAAGGCGAGTGCCGAAGAAAAGAAGAAGGCCCGTGAAAAGGCGGAAAAATTGCGCAAGGAATTGGCCAATGGAGCGGACTTCGCCACCCTGGCCAAGGAAAATTCAACCTGCCCCAGCAGCAAGCAGGGGGGGGACCTGGGGTTCTTCGGCAGGGGGCAGATGGTGCCGCCGTTCGAGCAGGCCGCTTTTGCCCTCAAGCCGGGTGAGATAAGCGACGTGGTCGAAACCCAGTTCGGCTACCACATCATCAAGCAAACGGAAAAGACAAAGGCCGAGACCGTACCGTTCAGCACGGTCCGCCCCCGGATAGAGGAGTACTTGAAGAACCAGAAGATCAACGCCGCGGTGGGTGATTTCCTGACGGAGCTCCGGAAGACCGCCAAGGTTGAGGTCCTGCTGAAGTAG